In Anaerolineales bacterium, a genomic segment contains:
- a CDS encoding NTP transferase domain-containing protein, with the protein MPNLYALIMAGGGGTRLWPLSRKGRPKQMLPLTEERTMFQITVERLTDLLPPERIFVITGTGMAEALRESTPYIPATNVICEPFGRDSGPAAGLGLYTIAGRDPDAIVAVLSADHHIANEERFREALRTAAEVAERGYIVTLGIPPSYPATGFGYIQRGTSIGTMRGFEVFHSQRFVEKPDAATAQVFLQTGLYSWNAGMFIMTVKRAKEEFARQQPSMDALLNQVVTHPEWLTDLWGKMKKQPIDYAIMEGAHDVAVIPVDIGWSDVGSWATLFEILSENAEDNISRGDYHAHVQIDTRGTLIVSNRMVVTIGVNDLVIVDTDDVLMICHRDRAQDVREAVKIIEARGSKTHL; encoded by the coding sequence ATGCCGAACCTCTATGCTTTGATCATGGCGGGCGGTGGTGGCACGCGCCTGTGGCCACTCAGCCGCAAAGGTCGCCCCAAACAAATGCTCCCCCTGACCGAAGAACGCACCATGTTCCAGATCACTGTCGAGCGCTTGACAGACTTGCTTCCCCCGGAGCGGATTTTTGTGATTACCGGAACAGGCATGGCGGAGGCGCTGCGCGAAAGCACACCCTATATCCCCGCCACAAATGTTATCTGTGAACCCTTCGGGCGGGATAGTGGTCCCGCAGCGGGGTTAGGGCTGTATACCATTGCTGGACGCGACCCAGACGCCATTGTTGCCGTCCTTTCTGCCGATCATCACATTGCCAACGAAGAACGCTTCCGCGAGGCACTGCGCACAGCGGCGGAGGTTGCCGAACGGGGCTATATCGTCACCTTAGGGATTCCCCCTTCCTATCCGGCAACGGGGTTCGGCTACATCCAGCGTGGGACGTCTATCGGCACAATGCGAGGTTTTGAAGTCTTTCACAGTCAGCGTTTTGTCGAAAAGCCCGATGCTGCCACCGCACAGGTTTTTCTCCAAACGGGGTTGTATAGTTGGAACGCCGGGATGTTTATCATGACTGTGAAGCGGGCGAAGGAAGAATTTGCCCGCCAACAGCCGTCGATGGATGCCTTGCTCAATCAGGTGGTAACTCACCCCGAATGGCTAACCGACCTGTGGGGAAAGATGAAAAAACAACCTATTGACTATGCCATTATGGAAGGGGCGCACGATGTGGCGGTCATTCCAGTGGATATTGGCTGGAGCGATGTTGGCTCGTGGGCGACTCTCTTTGAAATCCTCTCCGAAAACGCTGAGGATAACATCTCGCGGGGGGATTATCACGCCCATGTTCAGATTGACACACGGGGGACGCTTATCGTCAGCAACCGGATGGTGGTCACCATTGGCGTCAATGATTTGGTGATTGTTGATACGGATGATGTGTTGATGATCTGCCACCGAGATCGCGCCCAAGACGTGCGCGAGGCGGTCAAGATTATCGAAGCACGCGGGAGTAAAACGCACCTCTAG